One stretch of Methylopila sp. 73B DNA includes these proteins:
- a CDS encoding amino acid ABC transporter ATP-binding protein — MEPMVRFQDVHKSFGAVEVLKGITLDVPRGDVVVLVGRSGSGKSTALRCINGLETVNGGELHVCGEKLHDGKTDLRKLRQEVGIVFQSYNLFPHLTVEQNVTLAPRKVMKVGAKEAKELAAHVLAQVGLSEKAQSYPEQLSGGQQQRVAIARSLAMKPKLMLFDEVTSALDPELTGEVLRVIERLAQDGMTMVLVTHEMGFARGVADQIVFMHHGKVWERGGAEMLRAPQTPELQQFVATDL; from the coding sequence ATGGAGCCCATGGTCCGCTTCCAGGACGTCCACAAATCCTTCGGCGCCGTCGAGGTGTTGAAGGGGATCACGCTCGACGTGCCGCGCGGCGACGTCGTCGTGCTCGTCGGGCGCTCCGGCTCGGGCAAAAGCACCGCGCTCCGCTGCATCAACGGGCTCGAGACGGTGAACGGCGGCGAACTCCACGTCTGCGGCGAGAAGCTCCACGACGGCAAGACCGACCTGCGCAAACTGCGCCAGGAGGTCGGGATCGTGTTCCAGAGCTACAACCTGTTCCCGCATCTCACCGTCGAGCAGAACGTTACCCTCGCCCCGCGCAAGGTGATGAAGGTCGGCGCGAAGGAGGCGAAGGAGCTCGCCGCCCATGTGCTGGCGCAGGTCGGCCTGTCCGAGAAGGCGCAGAGCTACCCCGAGCAGCTCTCCGGCGGGCAGCAGCAGCGCGTCGCGATCGCGCGCTCGCTCGCCATGAAGCCGAAGCTGATGCTGTTCGACGAGGTGACCTCGGCGCTCGATCCCGAACTTACCGGCGAGGTGCTGCGCGTGATCGAGCGGCTCGCCCAGGACGGCATGACCATGGTGCTGGTGACCCACGAGATGGGATTCGCCCGCGGCGTCGCCGACCAGATCGTCTTCATGCACCACGGCAAGGTCTGGGAGCGCGGCGGCGCGGAGATGCTGCGCGCGCCCCAGACGCCCGAACTGCAGCAGTTCGTCGCCACCGATCTCTGA
- a CDS encoding transporter substrate-binding domain-containing protein, whose translation MTFATVSRRSALALALGLAAFAAPAHAGTLETIKERGAILVAIDVSHPPYGMLDSSAKETGSDVETAKLLAEDLGVKLQVVQVSGANRVPFLLSGKADVVIASFSITEERKKVVAYSKPYGVVPVVVSAPKDATIAKPEDLDGKTIAVARGTTADIELTKVTKASAPGARVVRYEDEATANAAVATGQQDILAAALSTANAVRDANPGKNLEVKLTMAAYPMAIGLRKNDEAFQAKLDEWVSANLKNGKLNGIYQKYFGMALPAEFTN comes from the coding sequence ATGACCTTCGCCACCGTCTCCCGCCGCTCCGCGCTTGCGCTTGCGCTCGGCCTCGCCGCATTCGCCGCGCCCGCCCACGCCGGCACGCTCGAGACCATCAAGGAGCGCGGCGCGATCCTGGTCGCGATCGACGTCAGCCATCCGCCCTACGGCATGCTCGACTCCTCCGCTAAGGAGACCGGCTCCGACGTGGAGACCGCCAAGCTGCTGGCCGAAGACCTCGGCGTGAAGCTGCAGGTCGTGCAGGTGTCCGGCGCCAACCGCGTGCCCTTCCTGCTCTCCGGCAAGGCGGACGTCGTGATCGCCTCGTTCTCGATCACCGAGGAGCGGAAGAAGGTCGTGGCCTATTCGAAGCCCTACGGCGTCGTGCCCGTCGTCGTTTCCGCGCCGAAGGACGCGACGATTGCGAAGCCCGAGGACCTCGACGGGAAGACGATCGCAGTCGCCCGCGGCACAACCGCCGACATCGAACTGACCAAGGTGACGAAGGCCTCGGCCCCCGGCGCCCGCGTCGTCCGCTACGAGGACGAGGCCACGGCCAACGCGGCGGTCGCCACCGGCCAGCAGGACATCCTCGCCGCGGCGCTCTCGACCGCGAACGCCGTGCGCGACGCCAACCCCGGCAAGAACCTCGAGGTGAAGCTGACCATGGCCGCCTACCCGATGGCGATCGGCCTGCGCAAGAACGACGAGGCGTTCCAGGCCAAGCTCGACGAGTGGGTGTCGGCGAACCTCAAGAACGGCAAGCTCAACGGCATCTACCAGAAGTACTTCGGCATGGCGCTGCCGGCCGAGTTCACCAACTGA